GGCAAAAAATTATATAATTATCTTACATGCAATAATGTTAGCATATAAAAATAAATTAATAAAGTAGCCCTATTAGAGGTCTTGTCCAACAGCACTAAATTTATTATGAAGGCGGTGGTTAGCCCAAGTAAAAAATTTTGAAATGGCTATCCTAAGCAGGGAAGCTATATAAGATATAAGCCTTTATTTTACCTAGCTTTTAATCTTACTGATTTTATTATTTTTTTGGTAATGAATTTTTCAAGAAAGCCCCAACTCGGCCTTCTATATCATTTTATAGCTAAAACTACTTTTCCATATGCAAAATTTTATCTCTGTACCTGAGACTTTTCTAAGCTTTCATAATGCTCCCTAACAATTTTTACAGGTAATTCAATGCTATAGTAAGTAGAATGTTTCTCTATCTTATCTAAAGTTATACCTAGTTTTTCTCTAACCACTAACTTAATATGTTCAGGTTTATAGCTTAAAGGTAACTTGAAAGAGCAGCTTAAAGGATTATAAATATTTTCGCTTAATATTTCTAATTTTATATACTTATCTAAAATACGTGTTAGAATCCGATTTTTTATTATTTCCTCAATAGATCTGAATTCATCAGGACGTGGAGGAATTTTATATCCAAATTTATTTCCTAAATAAAGCATATAACAATCTTTTAATTCAGTAGAAGCAGTTTTTACAGAGCATTTAGTTGAATCTAGTTCAGTTTCAATTATAGAAGATACTTTATTTATTTGTGGTTGAATTTTGTTTTCAAAAAATTCTACCATTTTGTAGTTAGTTCGTTCCATGGATGTAAGAAGTAAATATAGTATATCAGTATTCTCTCCGGCTATTTGATATGCACATTTTATACCTTCTGCATGATACTTATATGCTTTTTTATACCATATGCTAGCGTGCTGGTTATCATAATCCCAATTATTGATAAATCTAGCATAATTTTTAGCGGTTTTTCCAAGCTCATAATAAATTTCCAGCTTAAAATTAGCTTTAGAACCCACATACTTAATACCCTGCTTTGCATAACTTATGGCTTCAGCGTAATAATTTAAATAATAGGCTGAAAGATGCAAATTAGAATATATATTCGAAATTAACTTTTTCTTTCCAGTCTCTAAAGCTAATGATAATGCTTCCTTACCAATATCCCGCACAGCATTCAAATTATCTTGTTTTACATATAACTCAATTATATTATTATACACTAATACAACTTTACTAGTAATAATATTAAACTTATTTAACTTATAGATATCTAAGGCTTTATTGGCATAAAACAGTGATAATTCATAGTTCTCCATTAGTAAATAAAGTTCATTAAAGGAGCAAAATATATCGAAAAAAATACTATGTGTTTCATTAGGATTCATTTCTTTACACATGCTATTTGCTTTTTGCAGATATTCTTCCGAGCTTTTTAGATAAGCTTCATAATTCTCACCTATTTTTGAGTTTTGTTTTACAGCAAAATGTACATAATATGAGGCTAAAGTTATATAGCACTTAACTAATTCAACATGAGGTATTAGTTTTACTGGGTTAACGCTTAATTTAAAAGCTGATTCATTTAAATGAAGAGATAAGTCAGCGTGTATTTTAGCATTAGTAAAATCTTCTATTTTTAAAAAATAACAACTCAAGTTAAGATGTGTTTGCGCATGAACCCTTGCAGGAGCTTGTAAACTCTCCAAAATAGATAATGCTTTAACATAATAATTATAACTTTCTTGATGATCACCTGCTTTTGAGTATCCTAGGCCTATACAGTTTAATAACAAAGCATATTTCATTTCATCTACTAAGTTATTTTTTTTATATAGCTCTTCAGATAGCTTTAAATATTTAAGTGCTTTAGTCCCATTATCTATATAACTAAGACATACTCCAAGCTCCTTATAAACGTCTCCTAGAGTTATTGGGTCAATCTTCTCACTATAGGTTTTTATTATATATTTATAATTTTTTATAGCTTCCTCATATTTGCCTATAGACATATCTAGTGTAGCCTTTTCTCTATATATACTAAAAACTAATGTAGAATAATTTCTTCCATATTCTGACTTAAGTTTAGTAACTTCTCTTACAAACAAATCATTAATTTTATTATAATACAATTCAAGGTTAGTTATGTCGGAGATTTCATGATAAATAGAGCATAAGCTCATATAATTTGTTATTAGGATTCTAACATTTATTTCGGATAAAGATTCTTGTTTTTCTATTACTTTTTGTAAAAGTATAATTGATTCGGAATACATTCCTTTATCAGATAATAAGATCGCTAAATTACTTTGAGCAGTCATATTATCATCATATTTCAACACTTCTCTATAGCACTGCTCTGCTTTATCTTCTTCTCCTGCGTTCGAATAGGCAACTCCTAGGTTATTTATTGTATCAAGTAATCTTTTATTGTTAGACTCAAAGATTTCCCTTCTAATTTGCACTACTTCTTCTAATATTTTTAAAACATTCTGAAAATCATCTTTCTCTCTATAAATATCAGCTAAATTATGCATTACATTAGTTTTATTCTCTAATTCTAAATTAGAAGTAATTTCGTTATAAAATAGTTCTAAAGACTTTTGGTAATGGCTTTGGGCTTTATCAAGCTTACCTAGCTTGGAATATGCTAATCCTAATCTATTATGCAAGCTCTTAAGCAAATATATAGGGTCTAGTTCAATTAGTTTAGCTAATTTTTCTAGTGCTTTTTCACTCTCAGTTAATATTTTTATTTTTAAAATATTAACTATAGAGTCGATATCTTCTTCCCAAGGTACTACTTCTTCATTAGATACTTTACTCACAATTTCAAGATCATTTTGGTGGAATCCATGCATTATTACTTTATGCCGAGTATAAAGAACTTTTCTCATTGAAGAATCTAGTTCTGGATGGCTTAACTCCTCAAATATCTTTTTGTAATTCTCACTCTCATATAACTTATCAATATATCCCCCTAAAAACCCTGTTGATGTCGCCTTAGCATGATGTGCCTTTTTACTATCCAACTTATGTAATAAGCGTTGAAATTTTATTTCTTTGTGCAACCTAATAAAGATTTTACTATCATCATTACTATCTTTTGATTTTTCTTTTACTTTTAACTTTTCTACAACTTCACTTTTTTGATCATTTTGAACTTTGGTATTTTGACTATTTTGTACAAATTTTCTTAGATCATTATTTCTCTCATCTTCATAGAAAGCTTCAGGAGACTTATTTTGTAAATCAATTGGAAGTTTTTGTCTCATTTCATTATATGAATCAACTAAATTTCTGAAATCCTTATTCTGTTCAAGTGGCTCTGAAAAATGCAGTTTTTTAGTAGCTACTATCCCTTGAGTAATAGCATTAATGAGTTTCCCAGCCTCTTTAGTCTTATCAGATGGTACATAACCAAAAAGTTTTTTTGCAGCTAGTTCTCCTTTAATAACTAAATCTAACACTCTAGTGTATTCTTCTAGTTTATCACTTTGTACTAAGCCTTTTAAGGTCTCTATAGCTACTTTGCTAGAAGCAATCTTTTTTAAATATTGTCCTCTTTGCTTCTCAGGAATAGTTATATAATTCTTTATTACCTTTTCTGAAAATTCTATAATGTATCTTGCTTTTTGTAGGATTTCTTCTTCTGTATAATATTTTTCTATTTGGCTACTGCTTTCTGAAGATTGTTGATTTTCCTGCACAACATCGTCGTTTATAGCCTTCTTTTGTTCATCGTTCTCTTCCTTAGCCTCTTTTTTTATTTTTAATCCTTTTTGAAGATTATTTGTTAAGAGTTTTACATCAATGCCTAGTACAAATTCTCCGTCATTTTTTAACAATTCTTCATTCTTTAATGATTTCCATATTTCAGTGGGTGCTAAATTTCTGCGTGTTTCTAAAAAGCTTTGTAATAAATTTATAAATGAAAGCAATGTTTCTCTTTCGCTGATAATAACATTAAACATTAATGTTATTAATTTGCTATTCTTTATAATTATCCAAGGCTGACCTTTGATATTATTTCTATAACCAACTAGCTTTTTAAAAAGCTTGCCAAAAACTCCCTTATTCTCATCATCATTTTCCCAAGATTTTAATCTATCAGAAATTTCTCTAGAGCGTTCACCAATTTTAACAAATATATATGCTATATGATAACGATCAGTTTTATTATTTTGTAAATCTATATTTTCAAAATGCTCAAGTTGTAAATATGCCTTTATAGCTGCTAAACACCTATAATCATGATAAAAAGAAGTTACCCAGACAATAGGTATAGCTAAAGGTTGACAACTTGTTACAATATTACTTTTACTAATATTTCCATGTGTTGTTCTATTTACAATTGATTTATAATTTTCTAAGTCTTCCTTAGGTATAAAAGAACTTATTAATGGCAGCTCATTCTGAAAAATATTATATATTTTTCCTTTTAATTCTTTTAATGCTTCCAATATATTATACTTTTTATCTGGTTCATTTAAAGCATACTTTATAACCTCTAGGAAAAGTAGACGTTCAGGTGACTTTATATCAAGCATATCT
This region of Candidatus Jidaibacter acanthamoeba genomic DNA includes:
- a CDS encoding tetratricopeptide repeat protein; its protein translation is MKSNLIQAIQEDNIEQVEKEIKTNINIADLEFGGSILHWAAGFGSIEIINLLIKQGIEINKLDNDGQTALHWALGEGNTEVANLLIENNINENIRDRFGSSAHDLGVKRLQPSSSLANIHNTSNNTQRENTGVSEIKNNPVPTNNNAIQRMSKDFEVLFKAILIIEEIEEEGNLEKLAELGECFHNIKWRDEDPNCIRNKYGFIDRSQSSEKTRKRAGGIDFEQLGYLKDMLDIKSPERLLFLEVIKYALNEPDKKYNILEALKELKGKIYNIFQNELPLISSFIPKEDLENYKSIVNRTTHGNISKSNIVTSCQPLAIPIVWVTSFYHDYRCLAAIKAYLQLEHFENIDLQNNKTDRYHIAYIFVKIGERSREISDRLKSWENDDENKGVFGKLFKKLVGYRNNIKGQPWIIIKNSKLITLMFNVIISERETLLSFINLLQSFLETRRNLAPTEIWKSLKNEELLKNDGEFVLGIDVKLLTNNLQKGLKIKKEAKEENDEQKKAINDDVVQENQQSSESSSQIEKYYTEEEILQKARYIIEFSEKVIKNYITIPEKQRGQYLKKIASSKVAIETLKGLVQSDKLEEYTRVLDLVIKGELAAKKLFGYVPSDKTKEAGKLINAITQGIVATKKLHFSEPLEQNKDFRNLVDSYNEMRQKLPIDLQNKSPEAFYEDERNNDLRKFVQNSQNTKVQNDQKSEVVEKLKVKEKSKDSNDDSKIFIRLHKEIKFQRLLHKLDSKKAHHAKATSTGFLGGYIDKLYESENYKKIFEELSHPELDSSMRKVLYTRHKVIMHGFHQNDLEIVSKVSNEEVVPWEEDIDSIVNILKIKILTESEKALEKLAKLIELDPIYLLKSLHNRLGLAYSKLGKLDKAQSHYQKSLELFYNEITSNLELENKTNVMHNLADIYREKDDFQNVLKILEEVVQIRREIFESNNKRLLDTINNLGVAYSNAGEEDKAEQCYREVLKYDDNMTAQSNLAILLSDKGMYSESIILLQKVIEKQESLSEINVRILITNYMSLCSIYHEISDITNLELYYNKINDLFVREVTKLKSEYGRNYSTLVFSIYREKATLDMSIGKYEEAIKNYKYIIKTYSEKIDPITLGDVYKELGVCLSYIDNGTKALKYLKLSEELYKKNNLVDEMKYALLLNCIGLGYSKAGDHQESYNYYVKALSILESLQAPARVHAQTHLNLSCYFLKIEDFTNAKIHADLSLHLNESAFKLSVNPVKLIPHVELVKCYITLASYYVHFAVKQNSKIGENYEAYLKSSEEYLQKANSMCKEMNPNETHSIFFDIFCSFNELYLLMENYELSLFYANKALDIYKLNKFNIITSKVVLVYNNIIELYVKQDNLNAVRDIGKEALSLALETGKKKLISNIYSNLHLSAYYLNYYAEAISYAKQGIKYVGSKANFKLEIYYELGKTAKNYARFINNWDYDNQHASIWYKKAYKYHAEGIKCAYQIAGENTDILYLLLTSMERTNYKMVEFFENKIQPQINKVSSIIETELDSTKCSVKTASTELKDCYMLYLGNKFGYKIPPRPDEFRSIEEIIKNRILTRILDKYIKLEILSENIYNPLSCSFKLPLSYKPEHIKLVVREKLGITLDKIEKHSTYYSIELPVKIVREHYESLEKSQVQR